One window of Halorussus sp. MSC15.2 genomic DNA carries:
- the ppc gene encoding phosphoenolpyruvate carboxylase: protein MQLHARDVGRDVRELGALLGDVLEAQTSAEAFDVVESVRTEAIDYRRDNVESREALRAELADLPPERAGIVARAFATYFELINLAEERERVRAIREGSQNGTLADSVADTAETLAEAGADEAEVQQVLDDVLVEPTFTAHPTEARRKTVKAKLRAVADDIETLDERRLTDREESAVERDLEAEVTSLWQTPQVRERRPEVTDEALNVQWYLENTLFDVVGEVYDELERELGEEFDSLDIPKLFEFRSWAGSDRDGNPFVTPDVTAETLERQREVVVSRYREECKRLSGVLSQDDRSIAVSEAFEARLDADRERLPGVAAEAEERYPDEPYRQKLKLMRERLDRVGDVRPGGYDDSDELLADVDAIAESLRENGAGVVAEDKVDPFRRRVATFGLSLASLDLRDHRKNHTEAVAEALAREGVEYEAMDEDERVETLTEAILQDDPIIDVSDTGNLSDTASRVLTLFDRTADWQAEYGVEAIDTYCISMTEEPSHVLEVLFLADQAGVVDLPGYSGLDVVPLLETESALSGARRIMGTLFENEAYAAAVEARGGTQEIMLGYSDSNKENGFLAANWSLYRNQKRLAAICDDHDVRMRLFHGRGGSISRGGGPMNDALLALPNETVTGEVKFTEQGEAIAEKYANPRIAERNLEQMLDAQLRARHEAIREPVEEVPDEWVEAMETAADAARDGYRDLLETEGFVSYFEDATPIEVIEELNLGSRPASRSGERTVEDLRAIPWVFSWTQARCILPGWYALAEGLDAYLDGGAQSASDASGGDVTTLREMYAEWPFFRTTLDNAALALARTDLEIAGEYARLAPAERREAFFPRIEAEYDRAVELVTEITGRDSLLKREWLEGSLERRNPYVDPLNLLQTQLLSQSHLTPEEERTLRLTVKGIAAGMKNTG, encoded by the coding sequence TCGACGTGGTCGAGTCGGTCCGCACCGAGGCCATCGACTACCGACGCGACAACGTGGAGAGCCGCGAGGCGCTCCGGGCCGAACTGGCCGACTTACCGCCTGAGCGCGCCGGTATCGTCGCCCGCGCGTTCGCCACGTACTTCGAACTCATCAACCTCGCGGAGGAGCGCGAGCGCGTGCGAGCCATCCGGGAGGGGTCCCAGAACGGGACCTTAGCCGACAGCGTGGCCGACACCGCCGAGACCCTCGCCGAGGCGGGCGCGGACGAGGCGGAGGTCCAGCAGGTACTCGACGACGTGCTGGTCGAACCCACCTTCACCGCCCACCCGACCGAGGCCCGGCGCAAGACGGTGAAGGCCAAGCTCCGGGCGGTCGCCGACGACATCGAGACGCTGGACGAACGCCGACTGACCGACCGCGAGGAGTCGGCCGTCGAGCGCGACCTCGAAGCCGAGGTCACGAGTCTCTGGCAGACGCCGCAGGTCCGCGAGCGCAGGCCGGAGGTCACCGACGAGGCGCTCAACGTCCAGTGGTACCTCGAGAACACGCTGTTCGACGTGGTGGGCGAGGTGTACGACGAACTGGAGCGCGAACTGGGCGAGGAGTTCGACTCGCTGGACATTCCCAAGCTCTTCGAGTTCCGGTCGTGGGCCGGGAGCGACCGGGACGGCAACCCCTTCGTCACCCCCGACGTGACCGCCGAGACGCTGGAACGCCAGCGCGAGGTCGTGGTGTCGCGCTACCGCGAGGAGTGCAAGCGCCTCTCGGGCGTCCTCAGTCAGGACGACCGGAGCATCGCCGTCAGCGAGGCGTTCGAGGCGCGCCTCGACGCCGACCGCGAGCGCCTGCCCGGCGTCGCCGCGGAGGCCGAGGAGCGCTACCCCGACGAACCCTACCGCCAGAAGCTGAAGCTGATGCGCGAACGCCTCGACCGAGTGGGCGACGTGCGACCCGGCGGCTACGACGACAGCGACGAACTGCTGGCCGACGTGGACGCCATCGCCGAGAGCCTGCGGGAGAACGGCGCGGGGGTCGTCGCCGAGGACAAGGTGGACCCCTTCCGTCGGCGGGTCGCCACCTTCGGTCTCTCGCTGGCGAGTCTCGACCTGCGCGACCACCGGAAGAACCACACCGAGGCGGTCGCCGAGGCGCTGGCGAGGGAAGGCGTCGAGTACGAGGCGATGGACGAGGACGAGCGCGTCGAGACCCTGACCGAGGCCATCCTTCAGGACGACCCGATTATCGACGTGTCGGACACCGGCAACCTCTCGGACACCGCGAGCCGCGTCCTCACGCTGTTCGACCGGACCGCCGACTGGCAGGCCGAGTACGGCGTCGAGGCCATCGACACCTACTGCATCAGCATGACCGAGGAACCGAGTCACGTCCTCGAAGTCCTGTTTCTGGCCGACCAAGCCGGAGTCGTGGACCTCCCCGGATACTCGGGACTCGACGTGGTTCCCCTGCTCGAAACCGAGTCGGCGCTGTCGGGCGCGCGCCGAATCATGGGCACGCTGTTCGAGAACGAGGCGTACGCGGCCGCGGTCGAAGCGCGAGGCGGGACGCAGGAAATCATGCTCGGATACTCGGACTCCAACAAAGAGAACGGCTTCCTCGCGGCCAACTGGAGCCTCTACCGCAACCAGAAGCGCCTCGCGGCCATCTGCGACGACCACGACGTGCGCATGCGCCTGTTCCACGGTCGCGGCGGCTCCATCTCGCGGGGCGGCGGTCCGATGAACGACGCCCTGCTCGCGCTCCCCAACGAGACGGTGACCGGCGAGGTCAAGTTCACCGAGCAGGGCGAGGCCATCGCGGAGAAGTACGCCAACCCCCGCATCGCCGAGCGCAACCTCGAACAGATGCTCGACGCCCAGTTGCGCGCCCGCCACGAGGCCATCCGGGAACCCGTCGAGGAGGTGCCCGACGAGTGGGTCGAGGCGATGGAGACCGCGGCCGACGCCGCCCGCGACGGCTACCGTGACCTGCTCGAAACCGAGGGGTTCGTCTCGTACTTCGAGGACGCGACCCCCATCGAGGTCATCGAGGAACTCAATCTGGGGTCGCGCCCGGCCTCCCGGTCGGGCGAGCGCACGGTCGAAGACCTCCGGGCGATTCCGTGGGTGTTCTCGTGGACGCAGGCCCGGTGTATCCTGCCCGGGTGGTACGCGCTGGCGGAGGGGCTAGACGCCTACCTCGACGGCGGGGCGCAGAGCGCCTCGGATGCGAGCGGCGGCGACGTGACGACGCTCCGAGAGATGTACGCCGAGTGGCCGTTCTTCCGGACGACGCTCGACAACGCCGCCTTGGCGCTGGCCCGGACCGACCTCGAAATCGCGGGCGAGTACGCCCGACTCGCGCCCGCCGAGCGCCGAGAGGCGTTCTTCCCCCGTATCGAGGCCGAGTACGACCGTGCGGTCGAACTGGTGACCGAGATTACGGGCCGGGACAGTCTGCTCAAGCGCGAGTGGCTCGAAGGGAGTCTGGAGCGGCGCAACCCCTACGTGGACCCGCTGAACCTGCTCCAGACCCAGTTGCTCTCCCAGTCGCACCTGACGCCCGAGGAGGAGCGCACCCTTCGACTGACCGTCAAGGGTATTGCGGCCGGGATGAAGAACACGGGGTAG